One genomic segment of Arachis duranensis cultivar V14167 chromosome 4, aradu.V14167.gnm2.J7QH, whole genome shotgun sequence includes these proteins:
- the LOC107484929 gene encoding uncharacterized protein LOC107484929: protein MMRKMRIEESKPTRMALQLADGSFKFPHGIVEDLLVKVGDFIFLADFVVLDMEEGAKTSIILGSPLLATIGVIIDVQKGKLVLRLHEKKIIFNVFKAMSYPQDSLGECMRLDSVEAVVQETFEEEEHEGDKKGVENKVADHLSMIPCEKGAIHDTSVNEFFPDEQLILVHKTPWFADIANFKATGDLPPGINKHQKRKLVNDAKYFIWDEPYLFKKCSDGILRRCISEEEGREVLWNCHSSSYGVILEKKEPQ from the exons ATGATGAGGAAAATGAGGATTGAGGAGTCcaagccaacaagaatggccctaCAACTGGCAGACGGATCATTCAAGTTTCCTCATGGAATAGTAGAAGACTTGTTGGTAAAGGTAGGAGACTTTATCTTTCTAGCAGACTTTGTAGTGTTGGATATGGAGGAAGGAGCCAAGACCTCTATCATCTTAGGAAGTCCATTGTTAGCTACTATCGGAGtcatcattgatgtccaaaagggtaAACTTGTCCTTAGACTAcatgagaagaaaataatattcaATGTGTTCAAGGCCATGAGTTATCCACAAGACTCATTGGGAGAATGTATGAGGTTGGATTCAGTGGAGGCTGTAGTGCAAGAGACTTTTGAAGAGGAAGAACATGAGGG agacaaaaagggCGTGGAGAACAAGGTAGCAGATCATCTATCCATGATCCCTTGTGAGAAAGGTGCTATACATGATACAAGTGTGAATGAGTTCTTTCCAGATGAGCAGTTAATATTGGTTCACAAGACAccctggtttgcagacattgccaATTTTAAGGCAACTGGTGACTTGCCTCCTGGAATCAACAAACATCAAAAAAGAAAACTCGTCAATGATGCTAAATATTTCatttgggatgagccatatctcttcaagaagtgCTCAGATGGAATCCTTAGGAGGTGCATTTCAGAAGAAGAGGGACGAGAGGTCCTATGGAATTGCCATAGTTCTAGCTATGGGGTCATTTTGGAGAAGAAAGAACCGCAGTGA